Within the Flavobacterium sp. CG_23.5 genome, the region CTACTCCTGGCACTCGTGATAGTACTGGTGCTAATTTTTTATCAACTAAGTCGTAAAATTCAACTTCGTCCATTTTTCCATTGGCACCAATTGTCATAATTGGTAAATCGCTTAAGGAAAATTTGTTTAAGGAAGGGGCTTGCGCATCATCTGGCAAGTCGTTTATGATTGCATTTATTTTTCGCTGCGCATCGTTCATCGAAATATTAACATCAGCATTCGATGTTAATGTTATAGAAACCGAGGATAAACTTTCAAATGACTTAGAGTCGATTTTCTTGATGTTTTCTAAGGAGGAAATCGCGTCTTCAATTTTTTTAGTAACCGTGTTTTCAACTTCACTAGGCGATGCACCTGGATAAACAGTTGCAATCGAAATTACGTTTGTTTCAAATTTCGGTATCAACTCATAGCCTAATTGGCTGTAACTGAACAGTCCCCCCAATGTTAGAATCGTAAATAATACGATAACTAATGAAGGGCGTTTTATGGATATTTCTGCTAATTTCATATTTTTATCTGGCTTTAGGCTTCAAGCTTTAAGCTCTAAGCTGTTTCTTTATGACTTTAAGACTTTCGACTTTAAGACTTATTTAATAACATCCACTTTTGTACCGTCAGTCAAGTTGATTTGTCCTGTAATAATAACCGTTTCCCCTTCAGAAAGTCCACTTAAAATTTCTACTTTGTCACCAAGAATTCTACCTGCTGTTACCGTTTTCAGTTTTGCAGTTCCATTTTCAATTACAAAAATTTGGTTGCTGCTTACACTTCCTATAAATGCATTTCTAGGAACAATCATCAAAGATTGTTTTTGTTGATTGGATGCAAATTTAGCTGTCCCGTACATTCCGGCTTTTAAATCATTAGATGAATTATTTGCAATTTCTATTTCTACAGGAAAGTTCAAGCTAGTATCCGCCTTTGGAGCGATGAAAGTAATTTTACCTGAAAATATTTGGTCAGGATAGACACTGGCAGTAACTTTTGTGTTGTTTCCTATTTTCAAACGAGCAACCTGATTTTCATTAACGGTAACTTTCAATTTTAATTTTGAAACATTAACGATGTCAAACATTTGGGTTGCAGCACCCAGTACAGAACCAGGCTCAATATATTTTTTATTTACAACCCCATTAATTGTAGATTTAATGTTTGTATCGCCAATGTTAACTTTAGCTTGTTGCAATCTTGATTTTGAAGTCACTAAGCCTAATCTGGCTTGATCTACTTGTTGTTTTGTAACTCCACCTGTTTTATATGCATTTTCAAAACGGTTGTAATCCGCTACTGCATTTTGATAAGAAGCTTGAGCAGTTTGCAAATCCGATGAAATTTGTTCACTTCTTACAATTGCCAAAGTTTGTCCAATTCTAACATTGTCACCTTCTTTAACCAAAACGCGAACCACTCTCCCTGGTTTTTCTGCGGAAAAATTTAATTCCTGTAGTGGCTCAAAATTCCCATTAGCAGTAAAATCCAGAGATACTTCTTCCGTTTTAACGGTTTCGGTTTTAACTGAAACAGTAGCGTTTTTCTCTGCTACAATGGCTGTTTTTGCTTCATTCTCGTTTTTATTATTCATTAAAGTAAAAGCAATAATTGCCAGTACTCCTAATATGATTATTCCGGTTAGTATATTTTTTTTCATTTTCTTAGTTATTTATAAGTGATCTTAATTCTCCTTTTGATTTGATTAATTGAATTTCGGC harbors:
- a CDS encoding efflux RND transporter periplasmic adaptor subunit encodes the protein MKKNILTGIIILGVLAIIAFTLMNNKNENEAKTAIVAEKNATVSVKTETVKTEEVSLDFTANGNFEPLQELNFSAEKPGRVVRVLVKEGDNVRIGQTLAIVRSEQISSDLQTAQASYQNAVADYNRFENAYKTGGVTKQQVDQARLGLVTSKSRLQQAKVNIGDTNIKSTINGVVNKKYIEPGSVLGAATQMFDIVNVSKLKLKVTVNENQVARLKIGNNTKVTASVYPDQIFSGKITFIAPKADTSLNFPVEIEIANNSSNDLKAGMYGTAKFASNQQKQSLMIVPRNAFIGSVSSNQIFVIENGTAKLKTVTAGRILGDKVEILSGLSEGETVIITGQINLTDGTKVDVIK